A genomic segment from Candidatus Viadribacter manganicus encodes:
- a CDS encoding NnrU family protein: MNLFAWALAGFVLIHIGISATGLRARIVGAVGEWPYRGLFSVASGVLLTALIIGLGQVRSDPFDPLNAALWAPPEWLRWPAYVFVLFGLSLAFAGLFTPGPTFAGFEKMGLERAEPAHGVLRITRHPFLWGVALWGVGHLLVNGERFAVMLFGAMALMAVYGARSIDRKGAARDPEGWEKFANVTSNAPFVAIVQGRNKLNVAEIGWRGLLGVAIAVTIALLHQQAFGVAAFST; the protein is encoded by the coding sequence ATGAACCTCTTTGCATGGGCGCTGGCGGGCTTTGTGCTCATCCATATCGGGATATCGGCGACGGGGCTGCGGGCCCGGATCGTCGGCGCGGTCGGCGAATGGCCGTACCGGGGGCTGTTTTCTGTGGCCTCGGGCGTTTTGCTGACGGCGCTCATTATTGGCCTGGGGCAGGTACGTTCCGATCCGTTCGATCCGCTGAATGCGGCGCTCTGGGCGCCGCCGGAATGGCTGCGCTGGCCGGCCTATGTGTTTGTTCTCTTTGGGTTGAGCTTGGCGTTTGCCGGGCTTTTCACGCCTGGGCCGACGTTTGCGGGCTTTGAGAAGATGGGCCTGGAACGGGCCGAGCCCGCGCACGGGGTGCTGCGGATCACGCGCCATCCTTTCCTCTGGGGCGTGGCGCTTTGGGGCGTGGGGCATCTACTGGTCAATGGCGAACGCTTTGCCGTGATGCTGTTCGGCGCAATGGCGCTGATGGCGGTTTATGGCGCGCGCTCGATCGACCGCAAGGGCGCAGCGCGTGATCCCGAAGGCTGGGAAAAGTTCGCGAATGTGACCTCGAACGCGCCGTTCGTGGCGATCGTGCAGGGGCGCAACAAGCTGAATGTCGCGGAGATTGGCTGGCGCGGGCTGCTTGGGGTTGCGATTGCTGTCACGATCGCCTTGTTGCACCAGCAGGCCTTCGGCGTCGCGGCATTCTCAACCTGA